A single window of Nocardioides kongjuensis DNA harbors:
- a CDS encoding methylenetetrahydrofolate reductase codes for MRAQDRATVRRLLGNARYEILPTATIEAKVLEAVPTEVPLTVTASPSMGLERTVGTAERLAAAGYTVVPHLAARMVSGRAELVELVDRLTAAGITNVFVPGGDADPVGDYHDAVSLLEDLTAIGSPFAHVGVTGYPESHPKIHDDLTVQSMWDKRKHATYIVSNLTFDPAVIKDWLQRVRRRGVELPLLLGVPGPVDRAKLLGMATKIGVGDSTRFLAKQKGLMTRLVAPGGFTGESFVEKCAPTLGDPLMRVSGLHLYTFNQVAETERWRQDWLARLDG; via the coding sequence ATGCGCGCCCAGGACCGGGCCACCGTCCGCCGGTTGCTCGGCAACGCCCGCTACGAGATCCTCCCGACGGCCACGATCGAGGCGAAGGTCCTCGAGGCGGTCCCCACCGAGGTCCCGCTGACCGTCACCGCCTCGCCGTCGATGGGGCTCGAGCGCACCGTCGGCACCGCGGAGCGGCTGGCCGCAGCCGGCTACACCGTCGTCCCGCACCTGGCGGCCCGGATGGTGAGTGGCCGCGCCGAGCTGGTCGAGCTGGTCGACCGGCTCACTGCCGCCGGGATCACCAACGTCTTCGTGCCCGGCGGCGACGCCGACCCGGTCGGTGACTACCACGACGCGGTCTCGCTGCTGGAGGACCTCACCGCGATCGGCAGCCCCTTCGCGCACGTCGGCGTGACCGGCTATCCCGAGAGCCACCCGAAGATCCACGACGACCTGACGGTGCAGTCGATGTGGGACAAGCGCAAGCACGCGACCTACATCGTCAGCAACCTCACCTTCGACCCGGCGGTGATCAAGGACTGGCTACAACGCGTACGACGACGCGGCGTCGAGCTGCCGCTCCTGCTCGGCGTGCCGGGCCCGGTCGACCGGGCCAAGCTGCTCGGCATGGCCACCAAGATCGGCGTCGGCGACTCGACCCGCTTCCTGGCCAAGCAGAAGGGGCTGATGACCCGTCTGGTCGCACCGGGCGGGTTCACGGGGGAGTCGTTCGTGGAGAAGTGTGCGCCGACCCTCGGCGACCCGCTGATGCGGGTCAGCGGCCTGCACCTCTACACGTTCAACCAGGTCGCCGAGACGGAGAGGTGGCGCCAGGACTGGCTGGCCCGTCTCGACGGCTGA
- a CDS encoding GlxA family transcriptional regulator yields the protein MSSRRSIAIPVVDGMTLFEIGMPLEALGYDWDRDASPLYDVALHGDLRGVRVHGGSRLVPRRPLAALAEAGTVLVPAIRPDEPANPALVRALRQAAAAGVRMVSLCTGAFALAEAGVLDGHRATTHWRWADLLQRRYPAVDVDARAIYVDDGVLTSAGSAAGLDLCLYLIRTDHGQQAANTIARNLVIAAHRDGDQAQYVAAEPLTEQAHWLDELRTWVHAHLQEDITLERLAGAAAVSPRTLARRFQRDIGTTPMRWVAAERIAIAKRLLETTDLSLDRISHDAGYYSPATFRAGFISDVGVTPGRYRLRFAGRDGPGPTPGPTARRRPR from the coding sequence ATGTCGTCGCGACGGTCGATCGCCATCCCGGTCGTCGACGGCATGACGCTCTTCGAGATCGGGATGCCGCTCGAGGCGCTGGGCTACGACTGGGACCGGGACGCGAGCCCGCTCTACGACGTCGCCCTCCACGGCGACCTCCGTGGCGTGCGCGTCCACGGCGGCTCCCGACTGGTGCCGCGCCGACCGCTCGCCGCGCTCGCCGAGGCCGGCACCGTGCTGGTCCCGGCGATCCGTCCGGACGAGCCCGCGAACCCGGCTCTGGTGCGTGCGCTGCGGCAGGCCGCGGCCGCCGGCGTGCGCATGGTCTCGCTGTGCACCGGCGCCTTCGCCCTGGCCGAGGCGGGTGTCCTCGACGGCCACCGGGCCACGACCCACTGGCGCTGGGCCGACCTCCTGCAGCGCCGGTACCCCGCGGTCGACGTGGACGCGCGCGCGATCTACGTCGACGACGGGGTGCTCACCAGCGCCGGCTCGGCGGCCGGTCTCGACCTGTGCCTGTACCTGATCCGGACCGACCACGGGCAGCAGGCGGCCAACACGATCGCGCGCAACCTCGTGATCGCCGCCCACCGCGACGGCGACCAGGCGCAGTACGTCGCCGCCGAGCCGCTGACCGAGCAGGCCCACTGGCTCGACGAGCTGCGCACCTGGGTGCACGCCCACCTGCAGGAGGACATCACCCTCGAGCGGCTCGCCGGGGCGGCCGCCGTCTCGCCCCGCACGCTCGCCCGCCGCTTCCAGCGCGACATCGGCACCACCCCGATGCGCTGGGTGGCTGCCGAGCGGATCGCGATCGCGAAGCGGCTGCTGGAGACGACCGACCTGTCCCTCGACCGGATCAGCCACGACGCCGGCTACTACTCGCCCGCGACCTTCCGGGCCGGCTTCATCTCCGACGTCGGGGTCACCCCCGGTCGCTACCGGCTCCGCTTCGCAGGACGAGACGGGCCAGGGCCGACTCCAGGCCCGACTGCCCGGCGTCGACCACGGTGA
- a CDS encoding DUF1638 domain-containing protein: MDLIACGALAQPAAEIAARHGWPLTVHPLPPLLHNQPHLIAGEVRPLAERLLAQGRRVAIGYADCGTYGALDAVCAELGIDRLPGLHCYDVIAGPERLARMFEEQPGTYVLTDFLVRSFARTVVRELGLDRYPELRSDYFGSYTRVVWLAEQPDDELRRLAEEAAGVLGLPLTVVDAGQSGLESALARLVLRSGAGSDRG, encoded by the coding sequence GTGGACCTGATCGCCTGCGGCGCGCTCGCCCAGCCCGCGGCCGAGATCGCCGCACGCCACGGCTGGCCACTCACGGTGCACCCGCTCCCCCCGCTGCTGCACAACCAGCCGCACCTGATCGCCGGGGAGGTCCGCCCGCTCGCCGAGCGGCTGCTGGCACAGGGCCGTCGGGTGGCGATCGGGTACGCCGACTGCGGAACCTACGGCGCCCTCGACGCCGTGTGCGCCGAGCTCGGCATCGATCGGTTGCCCGGGCTGCACTGCTACGACGTCATCGCCGGGCCCGAGCGGCTGGCGCGGATGTTCGAGGAGCAGCCCGGCACCTACGTGCTCACCGACTTCCTGGTCCGCTCCTTCGCCCGCACCGTCGTGCGCGAGCTCGGCCTGGACCGCTACCCCGAGCTGCGCAGCGACTACTTCGGCTCCTACACCCGCGTCGTGTGGCTCGCCGAGCAGCCCGACGACGAGCTGCGGCGGCTCGCCGAGGAGGCCGCGGGCGTGCTCGGGCTGCCGCTCACCGTGGTCGACGCCGGGCAGTCGGGCCTGGAGTCGGCCCTGGCCCGTCTCGTCCTGCGAAGCGGAGCCGGTAGCGACCGGGGGTGA
- a CDS encoding ASKHA domain-containing protein: protein MTSDSDPPGPDFSLDHVGREGLMASPGTELVTHDGTGRVELSFTVEDAGGAPPTQRSVRVPPGVTVFDSASWNGIAIDSTCGGHGTCHKCKVRVDTATPISRHDVRTFSRDQLDAGWRLACLVQATRDLKVEVPPLTTRPKAATVGVGRQVILRPAVQKRYVELAEPDLSDQRTDIDRLLAAIDDLAPQPDLHALRRLPQVLRAADWKVTAVVVDEVLVDVEPGDTTAQRYAIAFDLGTTTVVATLLDVALGTPVGVASMLNRQQPYGGDVITRISATMLDPEALPRLQQAAAATLAELAAQVCREGGVDPQHVYEVAIAGNATMTALVLGIDPEPLGVAPFVMSTAQPPTMLASDVGLELHPRARAVFFPALGAYVGGDIVAGMLATGMDRDKRTRLFIDVGTNCELVVSDGDRILSTAAPAGPAFEGGAIRCGMRAADGAIEVIKLGSTPEDAVQLGVIGDVEPKGLCGSGLVDAVAELVRVGLLDASGRFVPDEQAPEVAPALADRLTRIGEERVFVLHRPHAGAMPEECVVLSQRDVRELQFAKAAISTGWTLLLEELGLEHRDVQQVLMAGSFGSYISPASAVRIGLVPKLPVLRIVSAGNVAGEGAKMALLSVRERAGAAALLQEVTYVELSDRPDFNDRFVDQLAF, encoded by the coding sequence ATGACCTCCGACTCCGACCCGCCGGGCCCGGACTTCTCGCTCGACCACGTCGGCCGCGAGGGGCTGATGGCCAGCCCCGGGACGGAGCTGGTGACCCACGACGGCACCGGCCGGGTCGAGCTGTCGTTCACCGTCGAGGACGCCGGCGGCGCCCCGCCCACGCAGCGCAGCGTGCGGGTGCCGCCCGGCGTGACGGTGTTCGACTCCGCGTCCTGGAACGGCATCGCCATCGACTCCACCTGCGGTGGCCACGGCACCTGCCACAAGTGCAAGGTGCGCGTCGACACCGCCACGCCCATCTCGCGCCACGACGTCCGCACCTTCAGCCGCGACCAGCTGGACGCGGGTTGGCGGCTGGCGTGCCTGGTCCAGGCCACCCGCGACCTCAAGGTCGAGGTACCGCCGCTCACGACGCGCCCGAAGGCCGCGACCGTGGGCGTCGGTCGCCAGGTGATCCTGCGCCCCGCGGTGCAGAAGAGGTACGTCGAGCTGGCGGAGCCGGACCTGTCCGACCAGCGCACCGACATCGACCGGCTGCTCGCCGCGATCGACGACCTCGCCCCGCAGCCGGACCTGCACGCGCTGCGCCGGCTGCCCCAGGTGCTCCGGGCGGCGGACTGGAAGGTCACCGCGGTCGTCGTCGACGAGGTCCTCGTCGACGTCGAGCCCGGCGACACCACCGCCCAGCGCTACGCGATCGCGTTCGACCTCGGCACCACCACCGTGGTCGCGACCCTGCTCGACGTCGCCCTCGGCACGCCCGTCGGCGTCGCGTCCATGCTCAACAGGCAGCAGCCCTACGGCGGCGACGTGATCACCCGGATCAGCGCGACCATGCTCGACCCGGAGGCGCTGCCCCGGCTGCAGCAGGCGGCGGCCGCGACGCTCGCCGAGCTGGCCGCGCAGGTCTGCCGCGAGGGCGGGGTCGACCCGCAGCACGTCTACGAGGTGGCGATCGCCGGCAACGCCACGATGACGGCCCTGGTGCTCGGCATCGACCCGGAGCCGCTCGGCGTCGCCCCCTTCGTGATGTCCACGGCCCAGCCGCCGACGATGCTGGCCAGCGACGTGGGTCTCGAGCTCCACCCGCGGGCGCGGGCGGTGTTCTTCCCGGCGCTCGGTGCGTACGTCGGTGGCGACATCGTGGCCGGGATGCTCGCCACCGGCATGGACCGCGACAAGCGGACCCGGCTGTTCATCGACGTCGGCACCAACTGCGAGCTCGTCGTCAGCGACGGCGACCGGATCCTGTCGACCGCCGCCCCGGCCGGCCCGGCCTTCGAGGGTGGTGCGATCCGGTGCGGCATGCGTGCCGCCGACGGCGCCATCGAGGTGATCAAGCTCGGCTCGACGCCCGAGGACGCCGTCCAGCTCGGCGTGATCGGCGACGTCGAGCCGAAGGGCCTGTGCGGCTCCGGCCTCGTCGACGCGGTGGCCGAGCTGGTGCGCGTGGGCCTGCTGGACGCCTCGGGCCGGTTCGTGCCGGACGAGCAGGCGCCCGAGGTGGCGCCGGCTCTGGCCGACCGGCTGACCAGGATCGGTGAGGAGCGGGTCTTCGTGCTGCACCGTCCGCACGCGGGCGCCATGCCCGAGGAGTGCGTGGTGCTCTCGCAGCGTGACGTCCGCGAGCTCCAGTTCGCGAAGGCCGCGATCTCGACCGGCTGGACGCTGCTGCTCGAGGAGCTCGGACTTGAGCACCGCGACGTCCAGCAGGTGCTGATGGCCGGCTCGTTCGGCAGCTACATCTCCCCCGCGTCCGCGGTCCGGATCGGGCTGGTCCCGAAGCTGCCGGTGCTCCGCATCGTCTCCGCCGGCAACGTCGCCGGCGAAGGGGCGAAGATGGCCCTGCTGTCCGTGCGCGAACGGGCGGGCGCGGCGGCGCTGTTGCAGGAGGTGACCTATGTCGAGCTCTCGGACCGCCCGGACTTCAACGACCGGTTCGTCGACCAGCTCGCCTTCTGA
- a CDS encoding dihydropteroate synthase, producing MSAPRLETRLRSATQEVVIGHDTRFCLIGERINPTGRRIFQEQLRAGDLSAIERDVQAQVEGGADVLDVNMGVPLTDEADLLAKAITMVQKLTDKPICIDSSVVEALEAGLAVYQGRALVNSITAEDDRMAQILPLVKKYDAAIIALPNDEDEIPMEVEKRVELTRKIVQVATTEYGIAQADIVIDPLAMPIGADGTVALTFFETVRRIRDEFGVNMTCGASNVSFGMPSRHALGAAFLPMAMQAGLTSAIMDTRTPQIVEAVKAADVLLGHDEWGGAWIAAHRARQAATA from the coding sequence ATGAGCGCCCCCCGTCTCGAGACCCGGCTGCGCTCTGCCACGCAGGAGGTGGTGATCGGGCACGACACCCGCTTCTGCCTGATCGGCGAGCGGATCAACCCGACCGGGCGCCGGATCTTCCAGGAGCAGCTGCGCGCCGGCGACCTCTCCGCGATCGAGCGCGACGTCCAGGCCCAGGTCGAGGGCGGCGCCGACGTCCTCGACGTCAACATGGGCGTGCCGCTCACCGACGAGGCCGACCTGCTCGCCAAGGCGATCACGATGGTCCAGAAGCTCACCGACAAGCCGATCTGCATCGACTCCTCCGTCGTCGAGGCGCTCGAGGCCGGGCTGGCGGTCTACCAGGGCCGGGCGCTGGTCAACTCGATCACCGCCGAGGACGACCGGATGGCGCAGATCCTGCCCCTGGTCAAGAAGTACGACGCCGCGATCATCGCCCTGCCCAACGACGAGGACGAGATCCCGATGGAGGTCGAGAAGCGGGTCGAGCTGACCCGCAAGATCGTCCAGGTCGCGACCACGGAGTACGGCATCGCCCAGGCCGACATCGTCATCGACCCGCTCGCGATGCCGATCGGTGCCGACGGGACGGTCGCGCTGACGTTCTTCGAGACGGTGCGGCGCATCCGCGACGAGTTCGGCGTCAACATGACCTGCGGCGCCTCGAACGTCTCCTTCGGCATGCCCTCGCGGCACGCCCTGGGCGCGGCGTTCCTCCCGATGGCCATGCAGGCCGGTCTGACGTCGGCGATCATGGACACCCGCACCCCGCAGATCGTCGAGGCGGTCAAGGCCGCCGACGTGCTGCTCGGCCACGACGAGTGGGGTGGCGCGTGGATCGCCGCGCACCGCGCCCGGCAGGCGGCCACCGCGTGA
- a CDS encoding corrinoid protein, giving the protein MTPEEILQGLYDETLVGNGPRVLELTNDGLALDMEPQTLLFDALIPSLEEVGARFERGDFFVPEMLIAGRAMAGAMERLRPLLAETGVETIGKFLMGTVKGDVHDIGKNLVNIMLEGAGFEVIDLGVQVAPEKFVAAIEEHQPDIVGFSAFLTTTMPMFKANMNALEKAGIRNDVIVMVGGAPVTQEYADAVGADGYAADASQTVKRAKALLHEKRATVPA; this is encoded by the coding sequence ATGACCCCAGAAGAGATCCTGCAGGGCCTGTACGACGAGACGCTGGTCGGCAACGGTCCGCGCGTGCTGGAGCTGACCAACGACGGGCTCGCGCTCGACATGGAGCCCCAGACACTCCTCTTCGACGCGCTGATCCCGTCGCTCGAGGAGGTGGGCGCCCGCTTCGAGCGCGGCGACTTCTTCGTGCCCGAGATGCTCATCGCCGGCCGGGCGATGGCCGGGGCCATGGAGCGGTTGCGTCCGCTGCTCGCCGAGACCGGTGTCGAGACGATCGGCAAGTTCTTGATGGGCACCGTCAAGGGCGACGTCCACGACATCGGCAAGAACCTCGTCAACATCATGCTGGAGGGCGCCGGGTTCGAGGTGATCGACCTGGGGGTCCAGGTGGCGCCGGAGAAGTTCGTCGCCGCGATCGAGGAGCACCAGCCCGACATCGTCGGGTTCTCGGCCTTCCTCACCACCACGATGCCGATGTTCAAGGCCAACATGAACGCGCTCGAGAAGGCCGGGATCCGCAACGACGTCATCGTCATGGTCGGCGGTGCGCCGGTCACCCAGGAGTACGCCGACGCGGTCGGCGCCGACGGGTACGCCGCCGACGCCTCGCAGACCGTCAAGCGCGCCAAGGCGCTGCTGCACGAGAAGCGCGCGACGGTCCCCGCATGA
- a CDS encoding IclR family transcriptional regulator, with amino-acid sequence MSTPPNTGTQAVDRAALLVATVVRADEALTFADLQEICGLPKSTTSRMLAALERTELLERNAAGSYVAGPLFWLYAARHDPWEELVRLARSTMDKVGADTGETVHLSVCRGDRVVQVAQVDSTYLLGTRDWTTVDVPAHTSALGKVLLAHGVVDLPAGELDQPTPHTITDRDALRRELAQVVRRGWAGTVDELEIGLSGIAAPVRGSSGDVVAALGISGPTPRLLERRDEIGRQLSDRAEQLSGLLRRHTRKEGVA; translated from the coding sequence ATGAGCACGCCCCCGAACACGGGCACGCAGGCGGTGGACCGCGCCGCCCTGCTCGTCGCCACGGTGGTGCGCGCGGACGAGGCGCTGACCTTCGCGGACCTGCAGGAGATCTGCGGGCTGCCCAAGTCGACGACCTCGCGGATGCTGGCGGCCCTCGAGCGCACCGAGCTGCTCGAGCGCAACGCCGCCGGGTCCTACGTCGCCGGTCCCCTGTTCTGGTTGTACGCCGCCCGCCACGACCCGTGGGAGGAGCTGGTCCGGCTGGCCCGGTCCACGATGGACAAGGTCGGCGCCGACACCGGCGAGACCGTGCACCTCTCGGTGTGCCGCGGCGACCGGGTCGTGCAGGTCGCGCAGGTCGACTCGACCTACCTGCTCGGCACGCGTGACTGGACCACGGTCGACGTGCCCGCGCACACCTCGGCGCTCGGCAAGGTGCTGCTGGCGCACGGCGTCGTGGACCTGCCTGCCGGCGAGCTCGACCAGCCGACGCCGCACACGATCACCGACCGCGACGCCCTGCGTCGCGAGCTCGCCCAGGTGGTCCGCCGCGGGTGGGCCGGCACCGTGGACGAGCTCGAGATCGGGCTGTCCGGCATCGCCGCGCCGGTGCGCGGCAGCAGTGGAGACGTGGTGGCGGCACTCGGCATCTCGGGCCCCACCCCGCGCCTGCTCGAGCGGCGCGACGAGATCGGACGACAGTTGAGCGACCGGGCGGAGCAGCTATCCGGGCTGCTGCGGCGGCACACGCGCAAGGAGGGCGTGGCATGA
- a CDS encoding trimethylamine methyltransferase family protein — translation MFQNRMPRYEVLSAEAMATLDKGWRRLMTEIGVEFMDERALELFRKAGQRVEGHTVFLDPDFVLEQVAKAPAEFDVQARNPAHNIHIGGDSMAFGAVYGPPFVRQGEVRRDATMDDFTSFTKLAQSFPVLDSAGGVICEPNDTPLDSRHLDMTLALQTLTDKVYMGNVVSGVNAADTLAMTSILFGSREAIEETPATISLINCNSPLRWDDRMLEAQFEYSGAGQPVVLTPFILMGAMSPVTIPAALVQQIVEALSGIALSQLIRPGTPVIFGSFLSNIDMQSGSPTFGTPESGLGLLCTGQIARHFGLPFRTGGGLTSSQVADAQAGYEALMTMLPTFLAGANWVMHSAGWLEGGLVAGYEKFIVDIELLQMMQAEFTPLEIDEESMAFGAHEEVGHGGHFLGAMHTMERFRTCFYRPLLSSSENYERWMRGGGKDANTRAEEIYRKKLEEYEAPPLDAAIEEELREYVVRRRAELGD, via the coding sequence ATGTTCCAGAACCGGATGCCGCGCTACGAGGTGCTCTCCGCCGAGGCGATGGCCACCCTCGACAAGGGCTGGCGCAGGCTGATGACCGAGATCGGCGTCGAGTTCATGGACGAGCGCGCGCTGGAGCTGTTCCGCAAGGCGGGGCAGCGGGTCGAGGGCCACACCGTCTTCCTCGACCCGGACTTCGTCCTCGAGCAGGTCGCGAAGGCGCCGGCGGAGTTCGACGTCCAGGCCCGCAACCCGGCCCACAACATCCACATCGGCGGCGACTCGATGGCCTTCGGTGCCGTCTACGGCCCACCCTTCGTCCGTCAGGGCGAGGTCCGGCGTGACGCGACCATGGACGACTTCACGAGCTTCACCAAGCTGGCCCAGTCGTTCCCGGTCCTCGACTCCGCCGGCGGCGTCATCTGCGAGCCCAACGACACGCCGCTCGACAGCCGCCACCTCGACATGACGCTCGCCCTGCAGACGCTGACCGACAAGGTCTACATGGGCAACGTCGTCTCGGGCGTCAACGCCGCCGACACGCTGGCGATGACCTCGATCCTGTTCGGCTCGCGCGAGGCGATCGAGGAGACGCCCGCGACCATCTCGCTGATCAACTGCAACTCACCACTGCGCTGGGACGACCGCATGCTGGAGGCGCAGTTCGAGTACTCCGGCGCCGGGCAGCCCGTCGTGCTGACACCGTTCATCCTGATGGGTGCGATGTCGCCGGTGACGATCCCCGCCGCTCTGGTGCAGCAGATCGTCGAGGCGCTCTCCGGCATCGCGCTGTCCCAGCTGATCCGGCCCGGCACCCCGGTGATCTTCGGGTCCTTCCTGTCCAACATCGACATGCAGTCGGGCTCGCCGACCTTCGGGACGCCCGAGTCGGGCCTGGGCCTGCTGTGCACCGGCCAGATCGCCCGGCACTTCGGGCTCCCGTTCCGCACCGGTGGCGGCCTGACGTCGTCGCAGGTGGCCGATGCGCAGGCCGGCTACGAGGCGCTGATGACGATGCTGCCGACGTTCCTGGCCGGGGCGAACTGGGTGATGCACTCCGCCGGGTGGCTGGAGGGCGGCCTGGTCGCCGGCTACGAGAAGTTCATCGTCGACATCGAGCTGCTGCAGATGATGCAGGCCGAGTTCACCCCCCTGGAGATCGACGAGGAGTCGATGGCGTTCGGGGCCCACGAGGAGGTCGGGCACGGCGGACACTTCCTCGGCGCGATGCACACGATGGAGCGCTTCCGCACCTGCTTCTACCGGCCGCTGCTGTCGTCGTCGGAGAACTACGAGCGGTGGATGCGCGGTGGTGGGAAGGACGCGAACACCCGCGCCGAGGAGATCTACCGCAAGAAGCTCGAGGAGTACGAGGCGCCGCCGCTGGACGCGGCGATCGAGGAGGAGCTGCGTGAGTACGTCGTACGGCGCCGGGCCGAGCTCGGTGACTGA
- the purU gene encoding formyltetrahydrofolate deformylase → MSTSYGAGPSSVTEGVTARVSERVGGLASAPAGDFVLVLTCPDRPGVVHAVSGFLVAHGGNIIESQQFGDQITGTFFMRLDFVVAGEGVSADELRADFAEVAERFEMSFELWDAKAPYRTLIMVSKHLHCLNDLLFRHSTGSLQIEIPVVVSNHLDAEPLARAHGLEFVHIPVTADTKEKAEDQLRELIALHDIDLVVLARYMQVLSDRMCTELSGRAINIHHSFLPSFKGAKPYHQAFDRGVKLVGATAHYVTADLDEGPIIEQDVVRVDHGFNQDQLVTAGRDVEAQVLSRAVRWHAESRVLLNGHRTVVFR, encoded by the coding sequence GTGAGTACGTCGTACGGCGCCGGGCCGAGCTCGGTGACTGAGGGGGTGACGGCGCGGGTGAGCGAGCGCGTGGGGGGCCTCGCCAGCGCCCCGGCCGGCGACTTCGTCCTGGTGCTCACCTGTCCCGACCGGCCGGGCGTGGTGCACGCCGTGTCCGGCTTCCTGGTGGCCCACGGCGGCAACATCATCGAGAGCCAGCAGTTCGGTGACCAGATCACGGGCACCTTCTTCATGCGGCTCGACTTCGTCGTGGCGGGCGAGGGCGTGAGCGCAGACGAGCTGCGCGCCGACTTCGCCGAGGTCGCCGAGCGGTTCGAGATGTCCTTCGAGCTGTGGGACGCGAAGGCGCCCTACCGCACGCTGATCATGGTCTCGAAGCACCTGCACTGCCTCAACGACCTGCTCTTCCGCCACAGCACCGGGTCGCTCCAGATCGAGATCCCCGTCGTCGTGTCCAACCACCTCGACGCGGAGCCCCTGGCGCGCGCCCACGGGCTGGAGTTCGTGCACATCCCGGTCACCGCCGACACCAAGGAGAAGGCCGAGGACCAGCTGCGCGAGCTGATCGCCCTGCACGACATCGACCTGGTCGTGCTGGCGCGCTACATGCAGGTGCTCTCCGACCGGATGTGCACCGAGCTGAGCGGGCGGGCCATCAACATCCATCACTCGTTCCTGCCGAGCTTCAAGGGCGCCAAGCCCTACCACCAGGCCTTCGACCGGGGCGTGAAGCTGGTCGGGGCGACCGCGCACTACGTCACCGCCGACCTCGACGAGGGCCCGATCATCGAGCAGGACGTCGTCCGGGTCGACCACGGCTTCAACCAGGACCAGCTGGTGACCGCCGGCCGCGACGTCGAGGCCCAGGTGCTCTCGCGCGCGGTGCGCTGGCACGCGGAGTCCCGGGTCCTGCTCAACGGCCACCGCACGGTGGTGTTCCGCTGA
- a CDS encoding IclR family transcriptional regulator — MSNSEAATVQSVDRALTILEVLARLGTAGVTEIAAELEVHKSTAFRLVSTLEAHRLVEQAGDRGRYSLGVGLLRLAGATTARLDLVQEARPITRQLAADTGETVNLTVRAEHAALYLDQVAGSSALQSHNWVGQHIPLHATSNGKVLLSELTPEQLAEALGALARFTPATITSKAQLRKELETIREQGYSLAIDELEVGLTAVAAPIRNAHGDIIASISVSGPTFRLSSERLEAVIPQCLAAAEEISHRLGWSWRE; from the coding sequence ATGAGCAACAGCGAGGCAGCGACCGTGCAGTCTGTCGACCGGGCGCTGACCATCCTGGAGGTCCTGGCCCGGCTGGGCACGGCCGGCGTCACCGAGATCGCCGCCGAGCTCGAGGTCCACAAGTCGACGGCGTTCCGCCTGGTCTCCACGCTCGAGGCGCACCGGCTCGTCGAGCAGGCGGGTGACCGGGGGCGCTACTCGCTCGGCGTGGGCCTGCTCCGGCTGGCCGGCGCCACGACGGCCCGGCTGGACCTGGTGCAGGAGGCGCGCCCGATCACCCGGCAGCTGGCGGCCGACACGGGGGAGACGGTCAACCTCACGGTGCGCGCCGAGCACGCCGCGCTCTACCTCGACCAGGTCGCGGGCTCCTCCGCGCTCCAGTCCCACAACTGGGTGGGGCAGCACATCCCGCTGCACGCGACGAGCAACGGCAAGGTGCTGCTCAGCGAGCTGACGCCCGAGCAGCTGGCCGAGGCGCTCGGCGCATTGGCCCGGTTCACACCGGCGACCATCACCAGCAAGGCCCAGCTGCGCAAGGAGCTGGAGACGATCCGCGAGCAGGGCTACTCCCTGGCGATCGACGAGCTCGAGGTCGGCCTCACGGCCGTGGCCGCGCCGATCCGCAACGCCCACGGCGACATCATCGCCTCGATCAGCGTCTCCGGTCCCACCTTCCGGCTCTCGTCGGAGCGGCTGGAGGCGGTGATCCCGCAGTGCCTCGCTGCCGCCGAGGAGATCTCCCACCGCCTGGGCTGGAGCTGGCGGGAGTGA